The Rhopalosiphum maidis isolate BTI-1 chromosome 2, ASM367621v3, whole genome shotgun sequence genome segment attaaaatcttaaaaattacatattcagGCTGCAAAATAAGGAGCAGAACTGAGTGGTCCATACATGACACGCCGAATTGGAGCACTTCTCTTTGTGTTATTAGTCAAtgtttcactaaaaataatataaatcaataaattatcaatttcaattgataaatattattgaaatggaATAATAACCTGATGTTAGAGCTCAAGGTTTTTGAGTTCAGTTTCCGGCCATTGGAGGATTTAAGGTTAATATTGTCctagaaaaataatgaatatatagaTTAGGATTTTTCCACATAACATACCATTTAATAGCCATACTGTTTCGGTAGTGGCTGGAGTCGATGTTGAAAATTTTTCCATACTTTTGACATTAGCATTTTTCGTTACATTAGTTGTTTCTGATAACACACCACAATTACTAGATGACTTTGCTACAATCTCACAGTTGTTTAACTTGCTGTTTAACCAATGAAtcactaacaataataatattgtaatggattttattttccttcaaaatcaatacttaataatttatatcgtaaaaaaaataaaaattaccctTGTCGTTGCTGGCTAAACGCtcttctttttcttttaagtTCTGTTCTACAACTGTGAGCCTATTTTTAGTTTCcaacaattgaatatttagattttcaataCTGGAAGTTTTTTCTTCGAGAGATTTTGACAACTTTGTGTTTTCACTTTGATACCTAAGAATGTCTTCTTTTTGTTTCAACGCAATGTCTTTGCTTAACATAAgctaaaaccataatatagtatgaataaaatatcaaaattataacataatcgCATTGATGGGAAATTCAAAAACCTTCTGTGTCTGTTCCTGATTGGAatcatgtaattttttaattattttatttgcttgTTTCAATTCATCAcacattgattttaaattgtcttcATTGTGTTTCTTTAGTTCTTCGTTTTCTTTTACAACAATTGATAACTGCTCCTAaaaaatgatacataatatttattaatatataatattatagataaacaaAATTGTCATAACACAtttccaaatatatataaatatatatttaggtcaaagattataaaaatacagtgtAATAATTggtagatatttatttgtatgtacttgataaatatttttaaaaaactgtacttaataatcaataaaattaaaaacaatatagggtgatatagaaaaaattaaattaattatatcacaaaattggtaacaaaaaatattgtgattttttgTGGTCATTTAATGGAGTCaacaaattactaatatagtaacatgttttgaatattaagaGGACATCATATCttcaaatgcataatatagcaAATTTACTTTCagcaaaatcaattattatattgccaatattaaagattagagtgaattgaccaattatcaaaatttgaagACAAACAATTATCCATGTTAATACATTGGTTTTTATGTATtccaattgttttgtttttgtgtaatgTACATTACCCGATATATCCTAGTTGGTGATTATTACAGACAAaaacaaagataaaaaaataaaaacacaaaaaaaattgaatttgggcttaattttataatttgtttatgctCTACATTAcatcattgtataattattatgattttatttaaattgtgtttttcataaataattttttttttattcaatgttttaGGTGTAGCAAGTGTTTATGTGCCCTTATTACAAGCAGTCACTGATTTAAAGTTATCTTAATACATTCatttctatatatatgtatcatataaaataaaataaatattttacatacttgaAGTTTATTAGatatgtcataataattattttgtttctgaagcaatttagtattttgtttaatttcctggaaaataattcaaaattagtttaaattcataatgctATTTAGActaaatacttacattttctAAAGATAAGATATGATTTTGCAttctttcaataatttttttcttaatatctcTGTCTGATATTAAGTTttcattagtattaattagGGATGTAGTTTCCTCAATTAAAGTTTTGTTCTTGGATTCCAATGTTTTTATGCGTATTGACatttcactaaaataaatgattatatttatttatttgataattaataatcggtAGAGAACAACAATATAGAATGTTTACTTAGGTAGCAGTGATTGTGAATTAGGCAGAATGCTGATTAGAAAATGAATTGGCTAGATACAATCAACGGAATGATTGAGTAATAAACTGTACTATGTTTGGGCATACACAAGGAGCAAGGCAGCATTAGAAGAaccatttataagtttatgtaaaaatcataagttagcataaatttatctattagcTAGGTTTGACAAACCTAACTTAAGGATAATGGGATGAAGAATATTTAGTGCAATACTAATGACTATTGAAGGAAGACACGTTTTTGAActctttctataaaataaaaatcagtagTAGTAAAAGGGTTCTAAAGAATGGTACTATACTCGATCAcgagttaaataaatgaacagtACATAGCCTAAACAGAAGAATAGTCTTAGGTCGAAGATACATGTTTAAGAAccctaacattttatattctgtCAGGATCGGCAGATCTAAAATTTTTCAAGATAGCACAGATATCAGagatgttaattataaaatggaaaGTTAACAGGGCAAACACTAGATATagtatacagttttaaatatatatttacctaatttGTTCAGATCTATTTTCTGATTGAGTTAATAAACTttgaatttctttattttgcgATTTAATAGTGGCTTGTAGAGAAGTACTTAATCTTTCCTGTTGTGCAATCATTTCTTCATGCATTTCACGCAGTTGTTTCATTCGTTCAGCATCTAACTAAGTGAGTgaacaatatacaattaactaaataaatacaaaatatttaaaaaaaacttaatctacaaatactatatttgaacaagtaataaattatgaaattactttttcatatttttctttccATTGGTCTATAATTTGTTCTTGTTTGgtagttaagttaattttttcatgattCATAGATGATTGACATTTTTCTAACTCAATGTTTTTGTTTGCCAATTCATTATGGAGTTTTAAAAGTTCTCGTTTCAAGTTATCAGTTTCTTTatcttttaattcaattatattctaaaataaaaataaattattttcttactaaaattaaataaaaagttaatttacttTGATTGATGTCATTTTTTTGCATATGTTTTTTGCTACATCAGAATCGGATGCTTTAGACATTTCAATGGCCAAATGACAaaggtttttaaattcatttagttcaattatttttaatacatactttggtcctttataaattttattacccATACATTCATCTTGAATTAACAGTTTAAATCTagagaaagaaaaatattgatagtttatttttacaactaaACAAATGTGTACCTCAGAGGATAATATTGTCTAGGATAGTATAAGATATatgaaaattgtacataagaattaaaaacttaaaaatgtcttaCTTAGGTCCATCATCACCAGTTGCgtctgaattatttaaaagttgaattatttgatttgGAAAACCATCAAAGCAGACGACCAAGTCTTGAGACTCTTTGATAGTTCTAAAGCTCTCTTCAGTAACATTTGCCGTGATGTAGAAAAGTGGGTCATTTTCATCAGAAGCAGAGATAAATATAGTctgaaaagtatttaaaatataggttaagtatttaactaacggattaacataattatatttgtttaactatatttaaaaacatttatgtaatCATTCAAAACTGTTCatcagaattaaaaaaaatcttaatcaTAGGATTAGAAGAAAAGGTTTACCTTTTCAGCTTTTcctagatttaaatttaaaattaaaacatttataattagtattaatggaatagtaagtatattttaattgtaaattttgtatttatatttattataaataatatatatatatattatgcagattgctggtaatattattcattattgttgaataatactttatatacaactataaacaGTACATAGTACAAGCATTTAAAAGTAAACTTGATATGTGAATACTACAAAACATGAAACTATTTGTGACTAGATCACAAAGTGCCTTACTTCCTTACTTTTTCATTGTCACGAAAAGTTTGTTCCACCGTAATGACAATGTCCAGAGGAACCTTTTCGTTATGCCATGTATCTTTTATATAAACGTTTTTCAGCTTAGAATACATCTGCCCTTTCATCTCAATGTTCCGTCAACATTACTGTTTGAAAAAAACGATACGATGTAAAcgataatagacaatagtttATATTCACACAGCAAAGTCTGTCGTAGTCGAAGACACAATAatcttaatcattttaatatggaGTTTTGTACTTGTGTAGGCATGTAACTCAGCTCGTTCTAGTCGTTCTTGTTGACATCGTTCGTtggacataaataataatattaacattcaaatttcttatcattattaaaatgattgtattagGTAATTTTGTTATCAGTTTAGAGTTGTACAGTTGAACAGGTTCACTTTTGGTGCAGGTTGAAAAGTATTCGAATAAGTTGAACGGTTTTTTAgatgacattattttttatgaaaatctcAAAACAATCGTACTGGACCGATTTCCTAGTTCTAAAATCTCATAATGACTAACGAGAgtctttttttaagaaaaaaataataaaattgcttGTCCTCTCAGTCAACAATCACGGTGAAGTGGATTGGTTCTCAGACCTCTTTGGGAATAATACGATTTACAGTTTCCTTGTAAATGACTACATCAGTTTctccaaaaaaaaactttttcctatcacattaatacattatccgCGAATCCATTGTTCGGGAACTaacttaactaaaaattaggtaatattttgttatattttttatttaaatatttaattcctctttgtgtaaattaaaaatctttgtATGTTGTGTTCGTTAGTGAcgaaattataagttttatttgttatttttagtaacgTACAGTAGTGTTAAAAACAAGAATCTGTGGTAACGATTATGTCAAATCGGCGCGACGGTATGTCGTCGAAACAAATCTATGATCTCGACACCATATGGGGAGATTTGAAGAACGGAATTGAGCATGTGTACAATCGCCAGTCGATGCCTAAGCCCCGTTACATGGAGCTCTATACTCATGTTTACAATTACTGTACCAGTGTGCATTTAAACCCCAATAAAAACGCATCCGTAACGAGTAGTCGTTCCAAAAAGGCATCGTCAACGTCCACTGCACAAGTTGGTGGTGCTCAGTTGGTGGGTCTAGAGTTATACCGTAGGATTAAAGAGTTCTTAAGGCACTACCTGGTGGACTTGATCAGCCGTGGTGCTAATTTCATGGACGAAGATGTACTGTCTTTCTATACTCGTGAGTGGGAAGACTATCGTTTCAGTTCAAAAGTGTTGAATGGTGTATGTTCATATCTTAATCGACATTGGGTACGCAGAGAATGCGAGGAAGGCCGTAAaggtatttatgaaatttatcaaTTGGCATTAGTGGCATGGCGAGACTGTCTATTCCAGCAATTACATAAACGTGTTACTAATGCCGTCCTAAAGCTGATTGAACGTGAACGAAATGGTGAATCAATCAACACACGTCTGGTTAGTGGTGTAATTAACTGTTATGTTGAGCTTGGCTTAAATGAAGAAGAGCCAACTCTAAAAGGTCAGAGTTTGACAATTTATAAAGAATCttttgaaaaaacatttttagaagaaactaaatgtttttatattaaagaaagTGATCAATTTTTGTCTAATAATACAGTAACAGAGTACATGAAAAAGGCAGAACAACGTTTACAAGAAGAACAAAAGCGAGTGCGAGATTATCTTCATGAAACCACATTAGTTGGTCTTGCAGATACTTGTGAAAGAGtgttaattagaaaacacATGGAAATTTTCCATGcagaatttcaaaatttattaaatttcgaaAAGAATGATGATCTCGGTCGAATGTACCAGTTAGTTTCACGTATACAAGATGGTCTTGGCgagttgaaaaatatactcGAATGTCATATATTGGCACAGGGTCAAACTGCTATCGAAAAATGTGGAGAAATGGCTTTTAATGATCCAAAAACCTATGTCAGTGTTATCCtaaatgtacacaaaaaatacaatgcaCTGGTTGCCATATCGTTTAATAATGATTCAGGATTTGTTGCTGCTTTGGATAAAGCTTGTGGAGGATTTATCAATAACAACTTAGTCACAAGACAATACAACTCAAGTTCTAAAAGTCCGGAAATGTTAGCCAAATTTTGTGATCTGTTGTTGAAAAAATCTAGCAAGAACCCAGAAGAAGCCGAACTTGAAGATACATTAAATCAAGTgagtaataatagtttttttagagGATGTTGATTGGTATGTGTTGTTTCTGACTTACATAGCACGATACAACAAATACCTCTAGGTATCTTCTAATCATACATAAGTATGAGATTCTtacaacagttttttttaaatatttatagttataatgttaGAGCAAATTAGTTTACTATACAATTTGTAGAGAATATAAATTGTGCTAAAGCAAAgattttttatcacatttttattttaaaatgaattgggTATAACttatttgtacttaaaaaattgaaattttttaattcatattttgttttaaaataaatttatgaaaaaaacttCATTTAATCAAAGTTTGTATTTTCCTctacaattttgataatatgtaaatttgttttaacattAACTGTATACAATCTATAGTAAGAATTCTGTTGTTAGATTTGTTACTTTGCGCATGATGTTGATACAACACATGGAAGGGGGTATGACTATTACAACAATTGttgacttaaattattttaatttatccatttgttaatataggtaatgattatgtttaaatacatcGAGGATAAAGATGTGTTCCAAAAGTTCTATAGCAAAATGCTTGCCAAACGACTCGTTCAACACATGTCTGCCAGTGACGATGCTGAAGCCTCAATGATATCTAAGCTGAAACAAGCCTGTGGGTTCGAGTACACTTCAAAACTTCAACGTATGTTTCAAGATATTGGTGTGTCTAAAGATCTTAATGAGGCTTTTAGAAAGCACGTATCAAACTCAAACATGCCTCATGATATCGACTTTAGCATACAAGTATTATCATCAGGTTCATGGCCTTTCCAGTATCTTCTTACATTTTCACTGCCGTCCGAATTGGAACGATCCGTTCAAAGGTTTACCCAATTTTATAGCGCCCAGCATTCAGGGCGTAAACTTAACTGGCTGTATAATATGTCCAAAGGTGAATTGGTTActaactgttttaaaaatcgGTATACATTACAAGCCTCCACTTTTCAAATGGCCGTTTTATTGCAATTCAACCTACAAGAGTCGTGGACAGTTAATCAGCTATCAGAATCAACACAGTTGAAAACTGATTATTTGATACAAGTTGTACAGATATTGTTGAAAGCAAAACTCCTAACATGTAATGAAGATGAGGCGAATGTGGAAGGTAATTCCCATGTAAAGCTTTTTCTCGGGTATAAGAATAAGAAGTTGCGCGTAAACATCAATGTTCCAATGAAACAAGAAATAAAACTAGAACAAGAGAGTACACACAAGCATATCGAGGAAGACAGGAAAATGCTTATACAAGCTGCTATTGTAAGAATTATGAAAATGCGCAAAGTCATGAAACACCAACAGCTGACAGCTGAAGTTTTAACACAACTGTCATCAAGATTTAAGCCTAGAGTCAATGTTATCAAAAAGTGTATAGACATCCTGATCGAAAAAGAGTACCTAGAGAGAACCGAGGGACAGAAAGATTCGTATAGTTACTTGGCTTAAGTGACAAttcgtttaaaatttctatttacaaatattttgtattatgttgcatattttactaatattttttattcttaagtgtaaaataaaacgttcTTTAAAAGATGATTTGACCTAATTGATCGATAACCCAATCATTATTATGTGATTtaccaatttatatttgttccgCAGAGATGTCAACTATGTCAAATTatgtcaatatattaaattctgtaaatatatgtgtgtgtgtgtgtgtgtgtgcatgtaattatgtgtatatgtacGTAAGCGtccatgtacataataatatggtctTTCTTTATTTCTATTCtagataaacattaaattcatacttaaaattataaaattgcgtttttgaatttttaactgatAGTATGACGATTTCGGACGACCGTCGTATTTTGAGTTGGTTGTGCAAGGGGGTGGGGGATTAGAAGTGAAagcgttttttaatttttaacgttgCGTCGCACACGTCCAGTTCCGAATTTCTCGGTGGCTTtcgaattattgtattttaacacataacatattatattatgtttggtgGTCAGAATTGGCACAGTTACGCTGTCTCATTTTCCGCGGTATTCAAACGCCACTGGGCCACTGCATctcggtataataatacaggttCAAGTCGAAGTTTGTGTGTCGCTGCGTACAGTCTACCCACACGAGACGTGAGTTCTACATCAACCGTAGTGGCTTTCTGGAGtgtaattaaagaaaaatcacCATACAACAATAGCGATagagaaatataataacttgatAAATTGGAACATCGAACATCTACTTATTgtcttattatcattattaaaataaatgataggCTATTATTTCCGGGTTAAATGTGTGACCATGCGGCAGTTATAAAGACGTACacgtattactatattaggtaaactgatttttttaattttcgaggTCAAGTGTACTTATAACATATCTATCccttataaatgatttaaacggATTAcctaaacaaatacaattacccacacgtattaaaaataaattcatttgatTTGAAAAGTGTTGCTAAATTATGTGGGAGATTGGTGGCAAATTTAATGTACCTAGTAAATGTGAAAATTCGTGGACTGAAcctgtattttgttttaacttaaaaacgatggatttttatttgatctaATAAGGAATAATTCTAGAAATTGTGAGGTCGTAAGtgcaattgtttaataattatatatcaaacGCGTATTCGCATTCGCATAttgacaatttataatatgcatgtataagtttttatttttttatgtatattattataaatgatagatAATTTACAACAAGAACTGAAATTGATGAGaagtttacaattaaatagtaggtacctattttgatatttattcatgttttcattaatttgcataatattgttttctatttttttttccaattagtATGAGTAATATTTCacttaaaataaagatttctacttatacattattgatattgtatattttatacatgtgcCTAATTAATTCCTATCTCGTAGttgaatattctataattcaattatagtaatttcaaatacctaacataatatttaattgaaaatacttattaaaaaactattagattaaattttttcctcAAGTAGCATGCTACTGCGTATAGTGCCCATGGATTATAGCTTGAGTGAGTTTGGTTAACAGAATTgcatcttttaaataattatgatagtgCAGTGGTATTgctgatatatttttagtgagttcataattttactttgtactggtgtaaaaactaaaaaactggACAGTGGACGAGTTTCTATAGATTCTGATAATTCGTCTTGAcagtaaacttaataatattttgcaccATATAGGTCACTTGCAGTGTcgcaaatagtaaaaatatttagggaGGGGCTCAAGCCcctagaaatttttttttaaattataatatattagtacaatgtacattagtacatatttttaaggatacctgtattttttcaattctgAGTTAAAGTAGTTAAGTATCATATAACACATATATgacataagtattaatattatagtaatacaaatttataattttataaataaaccgaattgtttcattaaaaaaaaaaaaataataataatttgtaattcaaTAAGTAACAcaattgaacataatatataaataaataggtaggtatatattttaatgtaattgtatACGTCTTtcagttttttcaaaaatatttaaaatgtcttcaTTATTGATACTTATGTCATTTtctatattcaaaatacttaaattactaaat includes the following:
- the LOC113551293 gene encoding spindle assembly abnormal protein 6 homolog isoform X1, coding for MKGQMYSKLKNVYIKDTWHNEKVPLDIVITVEQTFRDNEKTIFISASDENDPLFYITANVTEESFRTIKESQDLVVCFDGFPNQIIQLLNNSDATGDDGPKFKLLIQDECMGNKIYKGPKYVLKIIELNEFKNLCHLAIEMSKASDSDVAKNICKKMTSIKNIIELKDKETDNLKRELLKLHNELANKNIELEKCQSSMNHEKINLTTKQEQIIDQWKEKYEKLDAERMKQLREMHEEMIAQQERLSTSLQATIKSQNKEIQSLLTQSENRSEQISEMSIRIKTLESKNKTLIEETTSLINTNENLISDRDIKKKIIERMQNHILSLENEIKQNTKLLQKQNNYYDISNKLQEQLSIVVKENEELKKHNEDNLKSMCDELKQANKIIKKLHDSNQEQTQKLMLSKDIALKQKEDILRYQSENTKLSKSLEEKTSSIENLNIQLLETKNRLTVVEQNLKEKEERLASNDKVIHWLNSKLNNCEIVAKSSSNCGVLSETTNVTKNANVKSMEKFSTSTPATTETDNINLKSSNGRKLNSKTLSSNISETLTNNTKRSAPIRRVMYGPLSSAPYFAA
- the LOC113551293 gene encoding spindle assembly abnormal protein 6 homolog isoform X2; translation: MGNKIYKGPKYVLKIIELNEFKNLCHLAIEMSKASDSDVAKNICKKMTSIKNIIELKDKETDNLKRELLKLHNELANKNIELEKCQSSMNHEKINLTTKQEQIIDQWKEKYEKLDAERMKQLREMHEEMIAQQERLSTSLQATIKSQNKEIQSLLTQSENRSEQISEMSIRIKTLESKNKTLIEETTSLINTNENLISDRDIKKKIIERMQNHILSLENEIKQNTKLLQKQNNYYDISNKLQEQLSIVVKENEELKKHNEDNLKSMCDELKQANKIIKKLHDSNQEQTQKLMLSKDIALKQKEDILRYQSENTKLSKSLEEKTSSIENLNIQLLETKNRLTVVEQNLKEKEERLASNDKVIHWLNSKLNNCEIVAKSSSNCGVLSETTNVTKNANVKSMEKFSTSTPATTETDNINLKSSNGRKLNSKTLSSNISETLTNNTKRSAPIRRVMYGPLSSAPYFAA
- the LOC113551292 gene encoding cullin-1, which produces MSNRRDGMSSKQIYDLDTIWGDLKNGIEHVYNRQSMPKPRYMELYTHVYNYCTSVHLNPNKNASVTSSRSKKASSTSTAQVGGAQLVGLELYRRIKEFLRHYLVDLISRGANFMDEDVLSFYTREWEDYRFSSKVLNGVCSYLNRHWVRRECEEGRKGIYEIYQLALVAWRDCLFQQLHKRVTNAVLKLIERERNGESINTRLVSGVINCYVELGLNEEEPTLKGQSLTIYKESFEKTFLEETKCFYIKESDQFLSNNTVTEYMKKAEQRLQEEQKRVRDYLHETTLVGLADTCERVLIRKHMEIFHAEFQNLLNFEKNDDLGRMYQLVSRIQDGLGELKNILECHILAQGQTAIEKCGEMAFNDPKTYVSVILNVHKKYNALVAISFNNDSGFVAALDKACGGFINNNLVTRQYNSSSKSPEMLAKFCDLLLKKSSKNPEEAELEDTLNQVMIMFKYIEDKDVFQKFYSKMLAKRLVQHMSASDDAEASMISKLKQACGFEYTSKLQRMFQDIGVSKDLNEAFRKHVSNSNMPHDIDFSIQVLSSGSWPFQYLLTFSLPSELERSVQRFTQFYSAQHSGRKLNWLYNMSKGELVTNCFKNRYTLQASTFQMAVLLQFNLQESWTVNQLSESTQLKTDYLIQVVQILLKAKLLTCNEDEANVEGNSHVKLFLGYKNKKLRVNINVPMKQEIKLEQESTHKHIEEDRKMLIQAAIVRIMKMRKVMKHQQLTAEVLTQLSSRFKPRVNVIKKCIDILIEKEYLERTEGQKDSYSYLA